GCCCAGAACAGCCGCAGCCTGCCGGGCGAGTCCGGCAGTTCGTGGCGAACCTGATTGCCGGATTGCGTCTGAAAGACATGGAACTGCCGGGCCATGTCCCAGTGCGAGCCGGATTCCCCGAGCCAGAGCGCGGCAAGAGAGGCGGTCAGGTTGACGCGCAGGGAATCCGCGAATTCGCGCGACGCGGCCAGTTCGCGGAGCATGCAGGCAACTCCCTGTCTGTCCTTGGCCCGCCGCAGGGTGCGGAGCCGGGCTTCGGCCATGTCCGGATCATGGGGAAACGAGGCCAGTCCGCAGCTCAGAACAGCGGGGTCGGATTCCATGAGTCCGGCCTCGGCCAGCAGCGAAGTGGTCAGGAAAAGCCATTTTTCCGCGTCCCTGCCCTTGGATCGGCACTGCACGGCATCCCGGACGTACTGCACGAACCGTTCGACCCGGTGCACGGGAAGATGTTCGGCCCGGACGCGTTCGCAGGCGGCCCGGCCCATTGTCCGGGCAAGGCGCGGAGTGTTGGCATAGCGCCGGATTTTCTCTTCGAGTTCGATGACATGGGAGTAGGTGTCGAATTCGCGGCCCGGCTCGAACAGAAGTTCCTGTTCCGGGCCAAGGGATTGGCCGAGGACCAGACATCCGGCGGACGCGGCCTCGAAGAGCCGGAAATTGACTTCCCCGAGAATGGATTCGTTCGGCGCGATGCGGGTGTCGCGGTACAGGGCCATCATGTCCGGGAAGCTCAGGGAATCCGCAAACGCGGGGTTCATGTCGTGTCCGGCCTGCCCGAGAAAGTTCACCAGCCATTGCCGGACCGGACGTGCCGGGGTGACGCGGCCGACGAATGCGAGGCCGTGCTTTCGGTCCTTCCATGGCGGGCATCCGTCGGGTACGCCGAACCACGGCATCCAGCGAACATCCGTTGCGCCGCGTTCGCGCAGTGCGGGCATCCATGATTGCTGTGTGGAACAGGTCATGTCGAACAGCCGGGCATAGGCCGACTGCCAGTGTGCGTTCAGATGCGGGTCCACGGCCCAGAACAGGCACGGGCAGTCGAGACGGTCAAGACCCGCAAGCAGGCTTCGGTCTGCGAGGTTCTCCCGCTGGATCAGGGCGTCGGGTCGGAATTGTCGCGCTTCCAGCTCCCGGGCGATGTCGAAGACCGGGACGGAATGCGTGGCAATGTCCAGCACCTCATGCCCGAGTTGCCGGAAAACCGGCACGAGCAGCGGATGGAAGTCCACAAGGCACAGGCGAAGCGGTTTCTGCGGCATGGCGGACGTATACACCGAATTCGGGCGGAACGCCAAGATCGGAGATTCCGGCCAGTGGAACATTCGTACCAGCAAACATATAATCAACCGCAATGATTGTATTTGAAAACTTTTCAAATTATCCGGCCATTGCCCCTAAGCATTCCGGTGCCGCGTCCGATAAGAGGGACAACTTCACGCGGCTTTCCCTGAACCGAATGGAATCGGGTCAGAGCGAAGCACTCGCGAAACAACACCGGGAACACCGTGATCCCGGCCCGTCAATGACCCAGGGAGGGGTTCATGGGCAGAGGAAAAACCTGTCCGGGCAACGCGTCCGGCATGGAGAAGAAACGCATATCGGATGAATTCGAGGTCCGGGAAAGTCATCTGCGCAACACCGAACGCGCGGACAGGATAGCCCGGCTGAAAAGGGAAATCCGCGATGGCAGCTACGAGCCGGACATTCGGGACATAGCCCGGCTTCTGACTTCGGCCATGGACCCGACCCTGTAGCTCTCGCGGACCATATTGCAGGAAACGCTCCCCGATGCAGATGCGTCGGGGAGCGTTCCTTCTCATTCGGCGGGACGGGGAATCAGGGCATGCGCACCATGCAGTAGAATCCGCGCGAGGTGTGCCCGTTCATGGTTTCGTAAATGGCGGTTCGGAAGAACACCATCTCGAAATCCCAGAGCAGCGCCTCCATGTAGTCCCTGTGGTGATGGCGCATGACCGCGCCGTCCGGCAGGTCGAATATGCCGTACAGGCCGTACTTGTCCTGTCCCAGCTTGTAGCGGTCCAGATTGCGCTTGTCCCGGTTGAGCAGGAAGTCGTTGATGTAGAGCATTCCTCCGGGCTTGAGCACGCGCTTGAGTTCAAGCAGGGTCTCGGCCTGATGCTTTGTCTCGGGAATGCAGGTGAGCACGGCAAGAAGCAGGGCGGCGTCGAACGATCCGTCCTCGAACGGCAGAGGGCCGCCGGCATAGGCTCGCAAATCCAGGGCCGGATGCTCGGCCTTGCCCCTGTTGATCAGGGATTCGGAAAAGTCGATGCCCGTGACGTCGGCATAGCCGGCCTCGGCCAGCTCGGCCACAGTCCTGCCGTATCCGCAACCGTAATCCAGCACCCGGCTGTGCCGGGGCACGTACTTGGAAAATGCCTTCAACTGGAACGGAGTGGTGAACGTCTTGCCCGCGCCCGACTCCGCCCAGTAGGTTCGTTGACCTTCTATGGGAACACCTCCGGGATGAAATGCTTCACGTTACTATTGAGCGATTCCGCTCAGAGCGTCAAGCGCACATAGTACAAACCGCGTTCCCGCTGCACGCGCATGAGCACGGACTTCTGCATCCGGTTGCGCAGAAAGGCGTTCAGCAGGTCCGCGCCTCTGGTCAGGCGGCGGTTGCCTATCTGATGGATCACGTCCCCGGGCTGGAGTCCGAGCTTGGCCGCCGGAGAGCCCGGCACAACCTTGGCGACTCGCGCCTTCGTGCCCCGGGTTTCCAGTTCGAATCCCCACCTGTCGCGCACGAGTTCCGTGGCCGTTGCCGAATCCAGCACCTGTGGCCGAAGCGTGATCCGGCGCGGCTTTTCCTCGCCGCAGGACAATGCCAGAAAGGAAACGCGTTCCTTCTTGGTGGTGCCGAACAGCCGGGAGAGATAGTCGTCCTTGTTTCGGACGCGCTTGTCGTTCACGGCCAGCACGGCGTCGCCGGGCCGGATACCGGCGCGTGCGGCGGGCGATCCCTTGCGCACGTCCGTGACCAGCATGCCGTACTGGTCCTCAAGCCCGAAATAGCGGCACATGGCCTGATCCATGTCCTGCCCGAACATGCCGAACCAGATGGGCTCCACATGGCCGGAGGACAGCAGCTCGTCCACCACGTACTTGGCCTTGTTGATGGGAATGGCGAACCCGATGCCCTCGGCCCGGGCCTGAATCGCGGTGGTGATGCCCAGCAGCTCGCCCCGGATGTTCAGAAGCGGCCCGCCGGAATTGCCCGGGTTGATGGCCGCGTCGGTCTGGATGAAGCTGCCGAAGGCGCCCCGGTCGGTCTGCATGGACCGGTTCAGGGCCGAGATCACGCCCGTGGTCACGGTGTGGGAATAGCCGAAGGGGTTGCCGATGGCGATCACGGTTTCCCCGATCAGAATGTCTTCCGAGTCGCCCATGCTGACCTGCGGCAGTTTTCCGGCCTTGCGCAGCCTGAGCACGGCCAGATCGAAATCCGGGTCCGAGCCCACGAGGTCCGCGACGAACTCCCGGCCGTCGTTCAGGCGGACCGTGATGTCCCCCTCCCCCGGAAATGACATGGGCATTGGTCAGGACCAGCGCCTTGCGCCCGTCGATGATCACGCCGGACCCGAGGCTCTGGGACTTGCGCGTGGTGGGCCCGGGGTTCATGTCGCGGAAAAAGCGGTCGAAGAACGGGTCGCCGAACGGGGACCGGAACTCGGTGCGCACGGTCCTGACCACGGTGATGTTGACCACGGCCGGGCTGACCTTTTCCACGGCGCGCACCACCGGGGTGCGCCGCAGGTCGTCGGCTCGGGCCGGAGCGGCCAGCACCATGGCGAACAGCAGCAGGAGAAGGGGGGCACCCCGACGCATCAGCGGCTCCCGGCCTTTTCGCGCAGCCTGCGAATGCGGTCCTCGATGGGCGGATGCGTGCTGAACAGGGCGGCTGCCCGGCGGCCCGCAAACGGACTGACGATGAACATGTTTTCCGTGGCCGGGCTGCCCTGCATGGGAATCTGCTTCGAGGCCGCATCCAGCTTGCCAAGGGCTCCGGCAAGATACAGGGGGTTGCCTGCCAGACGTGCGCCCGTGTCGTCGGCCAGATATTCCCGGGAGCGGGAAATGGCCATCTGGATCAGACTGGCCGCAATGGGGGCGAGAAAGGCCATGGCCAGCGCCGCGAGCGGGTTGGATCCCTCCTCGTCGTCGCTGCCGCCGATGCCGAAGATCGCGGTCCACTGAAGCATGGTGGCGATGAACACGATGGCTCCGCCGATGACCGCGGCAATGGACTGGATCAGGATGTCGCGGTTGGCGATGTGCCCCAGTTCATGGCCGAGCACGCCCTTGAGTTCGTCCGGGTCCAGAATGCTGACGATGCCCCGGGTCACGGCAACCACCGCGTTTTCGGGATTGCGGCCCGTGGCAAACGCATTGGGCTGGTCCTGGGGAATCAGGAAGATGCGCGGCTTGGGAATCCCGGCCCGGGCCGACATTTCCTCGACCACGGCGTGGATGTGCGGCGCGTCTCCGCGCGAAAGCTCGCGCGCCTTGTACATGCGCAGCACGATCCTGTCGGAATACCAGTAGCTGGTCACGTTCATGACCAGAGCGAAGCCGAAGGCGATGACAAGCCCGGCTCGACCGCCCATGAGACCGCCGAGAAACAGGAGCAGGCCGGTGAGCAGGCCGAGAAGCAATACGGTTTTTATCTGACTGGTCATACTCGATTTTCCTCCATGAAATTGTTCGTATGGAAGATAGTGATTCCCGGGGCCGCGTCAAGATGCGTCCGGGCGGGCCGCCCTGAAAAGGAACGCTCCTTTGCGCTGTCTGTCCCGGGCAGTCGGCAGCCCTTGTTCCATGGCCGAGTTGAAGTGGGTCAGTATTTGCGGAGGATGCGGTCGACCGTGCCGTCCCGGCGCATCTCCCGAATGGCTTCGGAGAATCGTTCGGCGGCACGCTTGGCCTCCATGCCGAACGCCTTGGAAAAGAAGAGGTACAAGGGTTGGCGTCCGACTTCGTACACGAACCGGATATGGGCGGATCGGTCCTGTTCGCGGGTCAGGTGGCGCAGGACGTCCCTGTTGCCGATGATCACGTCGACCCGGAAGTTGAAGAGTTTTTTCAGCAGAAGGTCGTTGGAGTTGCTGTATTCCTTTTTCAGGCCGTCCAGTTCCTCGAAGCCGTGGCCATACACGTAGCCGGAAACCACGCCCACGGTCAGGCCGCGCAGGTCCTCCAGACTGTTCACCTCGACCCCGCTGACCTTGTTGGCCGCGATGACGGTCACTTCGTCGGACAGGGGTTCGTCCGGGTAGAAGGCGTACTCCTCGCGCTCGGGAATCCGAAAGCCGGAGCTGGCGGCAAAGGCGTCGCCGGTGCGGATGTCCTGAAGTGCGCGCCGCCACGGCCGGGCCTCGAATTTCACGGAATCCCCCATGCGCCGGAATGCCTCGCGGGCCATGTCGATGTGGATGCCCGTGATCACGCCGTCCCTGTCCAGCATTTCGTAGGGAGGATATGCCTCGTACACCACCAGCCGATCGGCGGCAGAGGCCGTGGAGGCCGCACCCGCGCAGGCAAGGGCGCAGAGGAAAAGGAACATCCGGATTCTGAACATGTTTCAGGGGTACCGTGAGAACGGACATTCGGCAATGATAAGCAATGGAATGCCGTCTAGTAACGTGCCTTGAATTTCGCCGTGGTACCGTCCCGCCGCATCTGGCGAAGCGTTTCCCCGAACCTGCGGGCAAGGGTCGATCCCCGAGGGCCAAGGCGTCTGGAAATCAGGAGATAGAGCGGTTCCCCTTTCAGTAGCGGGCCGATGGCGATGCGGTCCAGCGCCTCCCGTTTCATGGCCAGATGCCGGATCACCAGCCTGCTGCCCATGATGGCGTCGACCCGATGCTCCAGCAGCTTGGACAGCAGCAGGGAATCCGATGCGCTTTCCTGTTTTTTCAGGTGGGGCATGGTGTCGAAGGATTCGCCGTACTTGTACGCGGCCACCACTCCCACGGTTCGCGTGTACAGATCGTTCAGATGTCTGATCGGGTTGGCGTCGTCGGCCCGGAAGATCACGGCATTGGTCTCCAGACTGAGAGGCTCGTCCGGATAGAATGCAAAGGCTTCGCGTTCCGGAGTCCGGAATCCCGCCACCACGCAATCCACGTCCCCGGTCGCCACATCGTGCAGGCTCCGTCGCCAGGATCGGCGCTCGAACCGGATGGGCTCGGCCATGCGCCGGAATGCCTCGCGGGTCAGTTCCACGTTCAGGCCTGCGGGAGTTTCGCCGTCCCAGTAGTGATAGGGAGGATAGTCGTCGAATACCACGAGCAGGGCTTTTGCGGGCCACGCGGGAAAAGGTCGCAAGACGACCAAGGCTGCGGCAAGCAGCATTCCCACGTATCGCAATACAGCCTGCATCATGGCCTTTTCATGGCACAGGAGCGGCGGGACGGTCCATTAGAGATGAGGAGTCAGCCGACCGGAATGGTTCGGCGCTCGGGACTTTTTCGCACTACGCTCACGGTGAGCAGTCCGTCCCGCATTTCGGCCTGGATCGAGTCCGTGTCCACCTCGACCCCCAGCGGAAATTTTCTGACGAATCGGCCGCAGGTGCGTTCCAGCATCAGGTATTCGCCCTTGGCCGAGCCACCGGGCTTGCATCCGAACACCCACAGGTCGCGGCCCCGCAACTCCACGCATACCTCTTCAGGAGGCACGCCGGGCAGTTCGATCACGATGCGGAATCCCTCCTGATTCTCCTGCACGTCCGCAGGCGGTTCCCAGCCGGAACCGACAAGGCCGCGGCCGCATCCGAGAGTGTTTTGCAGCGGTTCTCCGGCTGCGCAGTCCCTTTTCTTGCTGTGTGCCATATCCGTCCAATTGCCAAAGGAAAACCATTTATAATTTGCCGACTAATATGAATTCCTATAACAATGTTCACGATAAGACAACTCCCAGCCAAGGAGACAGCGCATGGTCGTCGAGTGCCGAGAAGAAATCTATTCGTCCCTGGAAACCGAGATCAAACGTCTGGGCGAGGCCAAGGTCGCCAATCCCATGTCCTTTGGCCGTTTCGTGGAGGAAGATGATGCGGTTCTGGTCAATATTTCCCGCAAGAGCGTGACTCATTTCGAGAAGAAGAACAGCAGGCGCACCAAAAAGTCGCCGCCCGTGTATTTCGAGCCTGCCGGACCGCGCGAGAAGATCTACTTTGATCCGAGCAAGGCGAAATGCGCGGTGGTCACCTGCGGCGGGCTGTGCCCGGGCCTGAACGACGTGATCCGGGCCGTGGTCATGACCGCGCACCATGAATACAATGTCCCGTCCGTGCTCGGCATCCGCTACGGTCTGGAGGGATTCATGCCGGAACACGGGCACGACGTGGTCGAGCTCGCTCCGGACAACGTGGTCTCCATCCACGAATTCGGCGGGACCGTGCTGGGCAGTTCGCGCGGGCCGCAGCCGCCCGAGGGCATCGTGGACGCGCTGGAGCGCATGAACGTGTCCATCCTGTGCATGATCGGCGGGGACGGAACCATGCGCGCCGCCAGCAAGGTCATGGAGGAAATCACCCGGCGCAAGCTGTCCATCTCCGTGGTGGGCATGCCCAAGACCATCGACAACGACATCAATTTCGCCTCCCCGTCCTTCGGCTTCGACACGGCAGTGGAAAAGGCCACCGAGGCCATCCGCTGCGCCAATGTCGAGGCCATGGGCGCGCCGTGGGGCATCGGTCTGGTCAAGGTCATGGGCAGGGAGTCGGGCTACATCGCGGCGCAGGCCGCACTGGCCTGTCAGGACGTGAACTTCGTGCTCATCCCCGAGGAACCGTTCGAGATGGAAGGCCCGAACGGATTTCTTGTTCATCTGGACAAGCGCATGCACGACCGGGGGCATGCGGTCATCGTGGTTGCCGAGGGCGCGGGGCAGTCCCTGCTGGAGGCCTCGGGCAGAACCGACGCTTCGGGCAACGTGGTGCTTGGCGACATCGCGTCCCTGCTCAAGGACCGGATCAAGGACCATTTCAGGGAAGAAGGCATCAACATCACTCTCAAGTACATTGATCCGAGCTACATCATCCGTTCGGTGCCGGCCAATGCCAACGACCGCATCTACTGCTCGTTTCTGGGCATGCACGCAGTGCACGCGGGCATGAGCGGCCGTACCGGGCTGGTCATCAGCCGGTGGAACGGGCGATACGTGCACATCCCCATGGATCTGGTGATTCGGAGCCGCAAGCGCATCAACACCTGTTCCAACTATTGGCGCGCGGTTCTGGAGTCCACGGGCCAGCCCGCTTCCATGCAGAATGGATAGAAAGCATATCTGATAACAATAATTATTGTTGCATTTGTCGAATGGCGATTGTACCGTGCCAGAAATGTTTGACATTGCACCGCAAAGTCCGTTTAGAGTGAAGGCAGCTTCTCAAAAAGGGGGTTTTATATGGATGCGCTGATGCTTTCCCGGCTGCAATTCGCGGCCGCGACCATGTTCCACTTCATCTTCGTGCCTCTGACACTCGGGCTGTCCGTGCTCATAGCGAGCATGGAGACCGCCTATGTCAGGACCGGCAAGGACATCTACCAGCGGATGGCCAAATTCTGGGGCAAGATATTTCTGGTGAATTTCGCTCTTGGCGTGGTTACGGGAATCACGCTGGAATTCCAGTTCGGCACGAACTGGGCCGGGTATTCCGCGTATGTGGGCGACATCTTCGGATCGCTGCTGGCCATCGAGGCCACGGCCGCGTTCTTTCTGGAATCCACGTTCATCGGCGTCTGGCATTTCGGCTGGAACAAGCTGTCGCCCAAGGCGCAC
Above is a window of Pseudodesulfovibrio tunisiensis DNA encoding:
- a CDS encoding glycosyltransferase, giving the protein MPQKPLRLCLVDFHPLLVPVFRQLGHEVLDIATHSVPVFDIARELEARQFRPDALIQRENLADRSLLAGLDRLDCPCLFWAVDPHLNAHWQSAYARLFDMTCSTQQSWMPALRERGATDVRWMPWFGVPDGCPPWKDRKHGLAFVGRVTPARPVRQWLVNFLGQAGHDMNPAFADSLSFPDMMALYRDTRIAPNESILGEVNFRLFEAASAGCLVLGQSLGPEQELLFEPGREFDTYSHVIELEEKIRRYANTPRLARTMGRAACERVRAEHLPVHRVERFVQYVRDAVQCRSKGRDAEKWLFLTTSLLAEAGLMESDPAVLSCGLASFPHDPDMAEARLRTLRRAKDRQGVACMLRELAASREFADSLRVNLTASLAALWLGESGSHWDMARQFHVFQTQSGNQVRHELPDSPGRLRLFWAGELRRQGRIMRGGFPFDAGTHIPATASECLLAHLDSQPCDAEALRLLDSLLRPIPGMEQTRIGFLSLLTLAQPDDWRLGLEAGLANLKAYRLSAGLEELALARSLAERHGALKRFDTVLQARDSSGLITERLKK
- a CDS encoding substrate-binding periplasmic protein, producing MFRIRMFLFLCALACAGAASTASAADRLVVYEAYPPYEMLDRDGVITGIHIDMAREAFRRMGDSVKFEARPWRRALQDIRTGDAFAASSGFRIPEREEYAFYPDEPLSDEVTVIAANKVSGVEVNSLEDLRGLTVGVVSGYVYGHGFEELDGLKKEYSNSNDLLLKKLFNFRVDVIIGNRDVLRHLTREQDRSAHIRFVYEVGRQPLYLFFSKAFGMEAKRAAERFSEAIREMRRDGTVDRILRKY
- a CDS encoding Hsp20/alpha crystallin family protein — encoded protein: MAHSKKRDCAAGEPLQNTLGCGRGLVGSGWEPPADVQENQEGFRIVIELPGVPPEEVCVELRGRDLWVFGCKPGGSAKGEYLMLERTCGRFVRKFPLGVEVDTDSIQAEMRDGLLTVSVVRKSPERRTIPVG
- a CDS encoding zinc metalloprotease HtpX, producing MTSQIKTVLLLGLLTGLLLFLGGLMGGRAGLVIAFGFALVMNVTSYWYSDRIVLRMYKARELSRGDAPHIHAVVEEMSARAGIPKPRIFLIPQDQPNAFATGRNPENAVVAVTRGIVSILDPDELKGVLGHELGHIANRDILIQSIAAVIGGAIVFIATMLQWTAIFGIGGSDDEEGSNPLAALAMAFLAPIAASLIQMAISRSREYLADDTGARLAGNPLYLAGALGKLDAASKQIPMQGSPATENMFIVSPFAGRRAAALFSTHPPIEDRIRRLREKAGSR
- a CDS encoding class I SAM-dependent methyltransferase, whose amino-acid sequence is MKAFSKYVPRHSRVLDYGCGYGRTVAELAEAGYADVTGIDFSESLINRGKAEHPALDLRAYAGGPLPFEDGSFDAALLLAVLTCIPETKHQAETLLELKRVLKPGGMLYINDFLLNRDKRNLDRYKLGQDKYGLYGIFDLPDGAVMRHHHRDYMEALLWDFEMVFFRTAIYETMNGHTSRGFYCMVRMP
- a CDS encoding substrate-binding periplasmic protein; the encoded protein is MMQAVLRYVGMLLAAALVVLRPFPAWPAKALLVVFDDYPPYHYWDGETPAGLNVELTREAFRRMAEPIRFERRSWRRSLHDVATGDVDCVVAGFRTPEREAFAFYPDEPLSLETNAVIFRADDANPIRHLNDLYTRTVGVVAAYKYGESFDTMPHLKKQESASDSLLLSKLLEHRVDAIMGSRLVIRHLAMKREALDRIAIGPLLKGEPLYLLISRRLGPRGSTLARRFGETLRQMRRDGTTAKFKARY
- a CDS encoding ATP-dependent 6-phosphofructokinase, coding for MVVECREEIYSSLETEIKRLGEAKVANPMSFGRFVEEDDAVLVNISRKSVTHFEKKNSRRTKKSPPVYFEPAGPREKIYFDPSKAKCAVVTCGGLCPGLNDVIRAVVMTAHHEYNVPSVLGIRYGLEGFMPEHGHDVVELAPDNVVSIHEFGGTVLGSSRGPQPPEGIVDALERMNVSILCMIGGDGTMRAASKVMEEITRRKLSISVVGMPKTIDNDINFASPSFGFDTAVEKATEAIRCANVEAMGAPWGIGLVKVMGRESGYIAAQAALACQDVNFVLIPEEPFEMEGPNGFLVHLDKRMHDRGHAVIVVAEGAGQSLLEASGRTDASGNVVLGDIASLLKDRIKDHFREEGINITLKYIDPSYIIRSVPANANDRIYCSFLGMHAVHAGMSGRTGLVISRWNGRYVHIPMDLVIRSRKRINTCSNYWRAVLESTGQPASMQNG
- a CDS encoding flagellar biosynthesis anti-sigma factor FlgM; the encoded protein is MGRGKTCPGNASGMEKKRISDEFEVRESHLRNTERADRIARLKREIRDGSYEPDIRDIARLLTSAMDPTL
- a CDS encoding trypsin-like peptidase domain-containing protein, which gives rise to MPMSFPGEGDITVRLNDGREFVADLVGSDPDFDLAVLRLRKAGKLPQVSMGDSEDILIGETVIAIGNPFGYSHTVTTGVISALNRSMQTDRGAFGSFIQTDAAINPGNSGGPLLNIRGELLGITTAIQARAEGIGFAIPINKAKYVVDELLSSGHVEPIWFGMFGQDMDQAMCRYFGLEDQYGMLVTDVRKGSPAARAGIRPGDAVLAVNDKRVRNKDDYLSRLFGTTKKERVSFLALSCGEEKPRRITLRPQVLDSATATELVRDRWGFELETRGTKARVAKVVPGSPAAKLGLQPGDVIHQIGNRRLTRGADLLNAFLRNRMQKSVLMRVQRERGLYYVRLTL